In one Methanobrevibacter arboriphilus genomic region, the following are encoded:
- a CDS encoding DUF354 domain-containing protein translates to MKIWIDITNAPHVMFFKDIIKYFEDQGEDVIVTTRDFGDIHRLMETHDIDFISVGKHGGLGLYKKLKESTNRVNELVDIIAPEKIDVCLAKHSVELPRVSFGLNIPNVYIIDNEYAEAVNKMTLPLCDRIIAPNVIDIRKLMRYGVDPNKIISYDGTSELLHFKNFEYNEKIFEDLNIKLDLNKTILMRPEPSLASYLDVDSEKSVLSPIIDVLKDYANILVLPRFKQQADIFEGIKNVNILEPPIDLSSVIKQCDLVIGAGGTINRESAVLKTPVISCYPGETLAVDQYYINRGLMFKYTNVEDIINNALSFLVVDKENDDYYNQNYDISSNNLFKTIIDCTYRL, encoded by the coding sequence ATGAAAATTTGGATAGATATAACTAATGCTCCTCATGTAATGTTTTTTAAAGATATAATTAAATATTTTGAAGATCAAGGTGAAGATGTAATAGTAACTACTCGTGATTTTGGAGATATACATAGATTAATGGAAACTCATGATATTGATTTCATTTCTGTTGGTAAACATGGAGGATTAGGTCTATATAAAAAATTAAAAGAAAGTACAAATAGAGTTAATGAGCTTGTAGATATAATAGCTCCTGAAAAAATCGATGTTTGTTTAGCTAAACATTCAGTAGAGTTACCACGTGTATCTTTTGGTCTTAATATACCTAATGTATATATTATAGATAATGAATATGCAGAAGCAGTAAATAAAATGACATTGCCATTATGTGATAGGATTATTGCCCCAAATGTTATTGATATAAGGAAGTTAATGAGGTATGGTGTAGATCCAAACAAAATAATAAGCTATGATGGTACTAGTGAGCTGCTTCACTTTAAAAATTTTGAATATAATGAAAAAATCTTTGAAGATTTAAATATTAAACTTGATTTAAATAAAACTATATTAATGAGACCTGAACCTTCACTTGCTTCATATCTTGATGTTGATTCTGAAAAATCAGTTCTTTCTCCAATAATTGATGTTTTAAAGGACTATGCTAACATTCTTGTTTTGCCTCGTTTTAAACAGCAAGCTGATATTTTTGAAGGAATTAAAAATGTCAACATACTTGAACCTCCCATTGATTTATCTAGTGTAATTAAACAATGTGATCTAGTTATTGGTGCAGGAGGTACTATAAATAGGGAGTCGGCAGTTTTAAAAACGCCTGTGATTTCTTGTTATCCTGGAGAAACTTTGGCTGTTGATCAATATTATATTAATAGGGGTTTAATGTTTAAATATACTAATGTTGAAGATATTATTAATAATGCATTGTCTTTTCTTGTTGTTGATAAAGAAAATGATGATTATTATAATCAGAATTATGATATTTCTTCTAATAACTTATTTAAAACAATAATAGATTGTACATATAGGCTTTAA
- a CDS encoding acyltransferase: MSIITIFYKYYQNFKKRKYSNKVKKVANVVGNDLKVNGPSYVTPKTELGNNVNFNGIKIQGHGKVIIGDNFHSGIECMLITDIHNYDNGKSIPYDETVISKDIIIKDNVWIGNKVTILAGVTIGEGAIIQAGSVVVKNIPKYGIAGGHPAKVFKYRDKKHYEQLKKEKRFH; the protein is encoded by the coding sequence ATGAGTATAATAACAATTTTCTATAAATATTATCAAAATTTCAAAAAGAGAAAATATTCTAATAAGGTTAAAAAAGTAGCTAATGTTGTGGGAAATGATTTGAAAGTTAATGGCCCAAGTTATGTTACTCCAAAGACAGAATTAGGAAACAATGTTAATTTTAATGGAATTAAAATACAAGGTCATGGTAAAGTTATTATAGGGGACAATTTTCACTCTGGAATTGAGTGTATGCTAATAACTGACATTCATAATTATGATAATGGCAAATCAATACCATATGATGAAACAGTTATATCAAAAGATATCATAATAAAAGATAATGTATGGATTGGAAATAAGGTTACTATATTAGCTGGAGTTACCATTGGAGAAGGAGCTATTATTCAGGCAGGAAGTGTTGTTGTTAAAAATATACCTAAATATGGAATTGCGGGAGGTCATCCAGCTAAAGTCTTTAAATATAGAGATAAAAAACACTATGAACAGTTAAAAAAAGAAAAAAGATTCCATTGA
- a CDS encoding putative glycoside hydrolase has translation MKKINIKNIKKRHIGLILIIFISALLLSSFVTVALKDSVNNAVWVQGKNMNDVDLDNLSKNGVQNIFIHSSAVDIFGEKNVSSWAKKANANGIKVHIWVQCFYNGTWVNPIDTNKKDFNYDYFNAKIDQINKFAQIPGISGIQLDYIRYPGNAYEYNYPNGITSTNAVSKFVSMVSDSLKNKDVTLSATVMPEREDERYYGQDVRTLSQYVDVIIPMAYSGNYNQNSTWIKETASYFKSLAWWSKVTMGIQVYVSDDNETSLPVDTIKENSKAALEGGADGVALFNWELMKNWFNLNEIEQ, from the coding sequence ATGAAAAAAATTAATATTAAAAACATTAAAAAAAGACATATTGGATTAATACTTATTATATTTATATCTGCTCTTTTATTAAGTAGCTTTGTAACAGTAGCTTTGAAAGATAGTGTTAATAATGCTGTTTGGGTTCAAGGAAAAAATATGAATGATGTTGATTTAGATAATTTATCTAAAAACGGTGTTCAAAATATTTTCATTCATTCTAGTGCTGTTGATATATTCGGAGAAAAAAATGTCAGCTCATGGGCAAAAAAAGCTAATGCAAATGGTATTAAAGTTCATATTTGGGTGCAGTGTTTTTATAATGGAACTTGGGTAAATCCTATCGATACTAATAAAAAAGATTTTAATTATGATTATTTTAATGCTAAAATAGATCAGATAAATAAATTTGCTCAGATTCCTGGAATTAGTGGTATTCAATTAGATTATATTCGTTATCCTGGTAATGCTTATGAATATAATTATCCTAATGGAATTACTTCTACTAATGCTGTTTCAAAGTTTGTTTCAATGGTTAGTGATAGTCTTAAAAATAAGGATGTAACATTGTCTGCAACAGTAATGCCTGAAAGAGAAGATGAAAGATATTATGGTCAAGATGTTAGAACATTATCTCAGTATGTTGATGTGATAATTCCTATGGCTTATTCTGGTAATTATAATCAGAATTCTACTTGGATTAAAGAAACAGCATCCTATTTTAAAAGTTTAGCTTGGTGGTCTAAAGTAACTATGGGAATTCAAGTCTATGTTAGTGACGATAATGAAACTTCTCTACCTGTTGATACAATAAAAGAAAATTCTAAAGCTGCATTAGAGGGGGGTGCTGACGGAGTCGCATTATTTAATTGGGAGCTTATGAAAAACTGGTTTAATTTAAATGAAATTGAACAATGA
- a CDS encoding DedA family protein, which yields MDFTNQIIDIILNLDIYLGYVISLFGSLTYLILFLVVFCETGIIIVSFLPGDSLLFIIGALSAGGALNLIVSIIILSLAAILGDTVNYQIGKYIGPKIFNKEGSKLFNKNHLIEAHDFYEEYGGKTIILARFIPIIRAFAPFVAGIGLMPYKKFLSYNIIGGVAWVLIFTLIGYFFGNLLIVKDNFSLLVIAIVVISGLPIVIQLIMKKIKG from the coding sequence ATGGACTTTACAAATCAAATTATAGACATTATTTTAAACTTAGATATTTACTTAGGATATGTAATAAGTTTATTTGGTTCATTAACATATTTAATATTATTTTTAGTTGTTTTTTGCGAAACTGGGATAATAATTGTTTCATTTTTGCCAGGAGACTCGTTATTATTCATAATAGGTGCATTATCTGCAGGAGGGGCACTGAATTTAATAGTTTCAATAATTATATTATCACTAGCAGCTATTTTGGGAGATACTGTTAATTATCAGATTGGAAAGTATATAGGTCCTAAAATATTCAATAAAGAAGGCTCTAAACTTTTCAATAAAAATCATTTAATTGAAGCTCATGATTTTTATGAGGAATATGGTGGAAAAACAATTATATTAGCACGTTTCATACCGATTATACGAGCTTTTGCCCCATTTGTAGCTGGAATTGGATTAATGCCATACAAAAAATTTTTATCATATAATATAATTGGTGGTGTAGCATGGGTACTAATTTTCACTTTAATAGGATACTTTTTTGGTAATTTGCTTATAGTGAAAGATAATTTTTCATTGTTAGTAATAGCTATTGTTGTTATCTCTGGTTTACCCATAGTAATACAATTAATAATGAAAAAAATAAAAGGGTAG
- a CDS encoding restriction endonuclease, whose product MVNDIVDYPLDNFLKLITDLLVSMGYGGGRKQTQTNLKIIDNNKIIVEGVINEDILGFRKIYLQARQSRDIISKIEVEDFMKKLNDCNAENGVFITTSDFENKKYNEIKNIRLINGVELINLISEYGT is encoded by the coding sequence ATGGTTAATGATATAGTGGATTATCCTTTAGATAATTTTTTAAAATTAATTACTGATTTATTAGTATCAATGGGCTATGGTGGTGGAAGAAAACAAACTCAAACAAATTTAAAAATAATAGATAATAATAAAATTATTGTTGAAGGAGTTATAAATGAAGATATTTTAGGGTTTAGAAAAATTTACTTGCAAGCTAGGCAGTCCAGAGATATAATCTCTAAAATTGAGGTTGAAGATTTCATGAAAAAATTAAATGATTGTAATGCAGAAAACGGGGTTTTTATCACAACTTCAGACTTTGAAAACAAAAAATACAATGAAATTAAGAATATTCGACTAATAAATGGTGTTGAACTAATAAATCTAATTTCTGAATATGGAACATAA
- a CDS encoding Ig-like domain-containing protein: MDYSMNKTNKLIIGIFIIFLLFVCLNNVSATDYSDNVSDNNGNDGGNITANITLSDDIGADYFDVNITSGDQSVDDCQNTNSSTLYNLTDVPIGDRNVTITINSTVNILEGNDTLVFNITNGFGNPIASDVIFYLNNSFCEAIYDDFSKFWFITGLNSGYWDVKISVTKIVNVIANSTNDLNLSLILNQLKVKNEKVTIKIYSVPPAKNGDISEVHVKVTDEKGDPIEGVSITISINGATGFSIVKTNSSGEAILNHNHGDGKYYQWWNKPAVYPINVMSFDAFINGINYTANSVNGSIILINNYTPKIEVISKNNPINLYGKSTVKVRLLEYYPTKKIDEDPVWTWHPISGAYLMIWLTGTTGTMSSTDANGYAIYYFNPAKTGWAKTTVSYNGYHSGNITVIKSISKEINIYVKPRADLLVSNVKKITSTKYKITVKNNGEVTSKESKLRVYYTKGGHNYSKYFTVKALAKGKNTTITVKLNSNNKKYKKYAVINYNHKVPEYDYDIVGKLGSNYSSKYDYFNNKISFKSDYIRYKADLTVTGLSFNKKTNRYSIHIKNNGNKIANGKIYILFWFGSQKKPKSPVKLTVNLKKEKNYDTSIKPGMTLNLDGLKYPDKAKKSTILKVLNSQYKKYVYVNFNKKLLESNYKNNLKGFKKSQIKIVS, encoded by the coding sequence ATGGATTATAGTATGAATAAAACAAATAAATTAATTATTGGCATTTTTATAATATTTTTATTATTTGTATGCTTAAATAATGTTTCAGCTACTGATTATTCTGATAATGTTAGTGATAATAATGGCAATGATGGTGGTAATATTACAGCTAATATTACTTTAAGTGATGATATTGGTGCAGATTATTTTGATGTTAACATTACTTCTGGTGATCAGTCAGTTGATGATTGTCAGAATACTAATTCAAGTACTTTATATAATCTAACTGATGTTCCTATTGGTGATCGTAATGTTACAATAACTATTAATTCTACCGTCAATATTTTAGAAGGAAATGATACTTTGGTTTTTAACATTACTAATGGTTTTGGTAATCCTATTGCTTCTGATGTTATCTTTTATCTAAATAATTCTTTTTGTGAAGCTATTTATGATGATTTTAGTAAATTTTGGTTTATCACTGGTCTTAATTCTGGTTATTGGGATGTTAAAATAAGTGTTACTAAAATTGTTAATGTTATAGCTAATAGCACTAATGATTTGAATCTGTCATTAATACTTAATCAACTTAAAGTTAAGAATGAAAAGGTTACTATTAAGATTTATTCAGTTCCTCCTGCTAAAAATGGAGATATTAGTGAAGTACATGTTAAAGTAACTGATGAAAAGGGTGATCCTATTGAAGGAGTTTCTATTACTATTAGTATTAATGGTGCTACTGGTTTTTCAATTGTAAAGACAAACTCCTCTGGTGAAGCTATATTAAATCATAATCATGGCGATGGTAAATATTATCAGTGGTGGAATAAACCTGCTGTTTATCCTATTAATGTAATGAGTTTTGATGCTTTTATTAATGGAATAAATTATACTGCAAACTCTGTTAATGGTTCTATTATTCTTATTAATAATTATACTCCTAAAATAGAGGTTATTTCGAAAAATAACCCTATTAATTTATATGGTAAATCTACAGTTAAAGTTAGATTACTTGAATATTATCCTACAAAAAAAATTGATGAAGATCCTGTATGGACTTGGCATCCAATTAGTGGAGCGTATCTTATGATATGGTTAACAGGAACTACTGGGACCATGTCTTCTACAGATGCAAATGGCTATGCTATTTATTATTTTAATCCTGCAAAAACTGGCTGGGCAAAAACAACAGTAAGTTATAATGGTTATCATTCTGGAAATATTACTGTAATAAAATCAATTTCAAAAGAAATTAATATATATGTTAAACCAAGAGCAGACCTTTTAGTTTCTAATGTTAAGAAAATAACTTCAACAAAATATAAAATCACTGTAAAAAACAATGGAGAAGTGACTTCCAAGGAATCTAAGCTTAGAGTATATTATACTAAGGGAGGACATAATTATTCTAAATATTTTACAGTTAAAGCTTTAGCTAAAGGTAAAAACACTACTATAACTGTTAAATTAAATAGTAATAATAAAAAATATAAAAAATATGCTGTAATTAATTATAATCATAAAGTTCCTGAATATGATTATGACATTGTTGGTAAGCTTGGTTCTAACTATTCAAGTAAATATGATTATTTTAATAATAAAATTTCATTTAAATCTGATTATATTAGATATAAAGCTGATTTAACTGTCACTGGTTTATCTTTTAATAAAAAAACCAATAGATATAGTATTCATATTAAAAACAATGGTAATAAGATAGCTAATGGTAAAATTTACATTTTATTTTGGTTTGGGTCTCAAAAAAAGCCTAAATCTCCAGTAAAATTAACTGTTAATCTTAAAAAGGAAAAAAATTATGATACTAGTATAAAGCCAGGTATGACTCTAAATCTTGATGGACTTAAATATCCAGATAAAGCTAAAAAAAGTACAATATTAAAAGTTTTAAATAGTCAATATAAGAAGTATGTTTATGTAAATTTTAATAAAAAGCTTTTAGAATCTAATTATAAGAATAATCTCAAAGGATTTAAAAAATCACAAATAAAGATTGTTTCTTAA
- a CDS encoding transglutaminase-like domain-containing protein yields the protein MIEKKKLLLVFCLLIAFSLAISHVSAEKIEDNPAKYFNKIKTKNKKTTYFSYKPFKKTSVSIGQEYTLNTSSNVNYYYNKNSKFKKVLPFYYTYTSQIKYKVKKTEKTKIYNKGKYKLTIKTLKNSKGKFRYLILAKKKTKNHYTTITNPYFTNSRNINWKNSDIQNIAKQIKANVTRYNYTNKDLYNTELANSVVRYLWINIKYDYSYSKDQSALTTLKRKSGTCLGKSMLAGALLRAVGIPTYFEGSFPKSGAGHIWPVSYIFYNTKYQWICAETTRDYSNNTHNNYFEIIGNPQKERELYEKSITTLNNQIKNYEIYYYYNDNKEKIEKNKLEITYLTSLINYNNNSVQKYYYAVTKEFSSDCLILINIFNWIYLKTYFELKYPFQKNAIDWWIINESGKYNFFKEYTL from the coding sequence ATGATAGAAAAGAAAAAATTATTATTAGTATTTTGTTTATTAATAGCATTTAGCTTAGCAATAAGCCATGTATCAGCAGAAAAAATTGAAGATAATCCTGCAAAGTACTTTAACAAAATAAAAACTAAAAATAAGAAAACAACTTATTTTTCCTATAAACCTTTTAAAAAAACTAGTGTTTCTATTGGACAAGAATATACATTAAACACCTCCTCCAACGTTAATTACTATTATAATAAAAATAGTAAATTTAAAAAAGTTTTACCCTTCTATTATACATACACCTCACAAATAAAATACAAAGTAAAGAAAACAGAGAAAACCAAAATCTACAATAAAGGAAAATACAAATTAACTATTAAAACATTGAAAAACTCTAAAGGTAAATTCAGATACTTAATACTGGCAAAGAAAAAGACAAAAAACCATTACACAACAATTACAAATCCTTATTTTACTAATTCAAGAAATATAAACTGGAAAAATTCGGATATACAAAACATTGCAAAACAAATAAAAGCAAATGTTACTAGGTACAATTATACAAATAAAGACTTATATAATACCGAACTCGCAAATTCAGTAGTTAGATACTTATGGATTAATATAAAGTATGACTATAGCTATTCTAAAGATCAATCTGCTTTAACTACGCTTAAAAGAAAGAGTGGAACTTGTTTAGGAAAATCTATGTTAGCAGGAGCTTTACTGCGAGCAGTAGGAATTCCAACATATTTTGAAGGTAGCTTCCCAAAATCAGGGGCAGGACATATATGGCCAGTTTCTTATATTTTCTATAATACAAAATATCAATGGATATGTGCTGAAACAACAAGAGATTATTCAAATAACACTCACAATAATTATTTCGAAATTATAGGAAATCCACAAAAAGAAAGAGAACTATATGAAAAAAGTATAACAACTTTAAATAATCAAATAAAGAATTATGAGATATATTACTATTATAATGATAATAAGGAAAAAATAGAAAAAAATAAGCTGGAAATAACCTATTTAACTTCCTTAATAAATTATAATAATAACTCAGTGCAAAAATATTATTATGCAGTTACTAAAGAATTTTCATCTGATTGTTTGATTTTGATTAATATTTTTAATTGGATTTACCTAAAAACTTATTTTGAATTAAAATATCCATTTCAAAAAAATGCTATCGATTGGTGGATTATTAATGAAAGTGGAAAATATAATTTTTTCAAAGAATACACATTATAA
- a CDS encoding nitroreductase family protein: MEEIFKRRSIRKYREGEIEDEKIDKLLKAAMQAPGSRMGKEPWEFIVIKNKETINKLSEMDHNAKVLKGANLAIVLIANMENSHFKHVWQQDMAAAATTLLLEASYLDLGAVWVNIAPKEERMNYISNLFNLSENLRPFNIISIGYPAEGEENKFIDKYHEDRVHYEKY; this comes from the coding sequence ATGGAAGAAATATTCAAAAGAAGAAGTATTAGGAAATATCGTGAAGGCGAAATCGAGGATGAAAAGATAGATAAATTGTTAAAAGCTGCAATGCAAGCACCAGGATCTAGAATGGGTAAAGAACCTTGGGAATTTATAGTTATTAAAAATAAAGAAACTATAAACAAATTGAGTGAAATGGATCATAATGCAAAGGTTTTAAAAGGAGCTAACTTAGCAATTGTACTTATAGCAAATATGGAAAATTCTCATTTCAAACATGTATGGCAGCAAGATATGGCAGCTGCAGCTACAACTTTACTATTGGAAGCAAGTTATTTAGATTTAGGTGCTGTGTGGGTAAACATTGCACCTAAAGAGGAAAGAATGAATTATATATCTAATTTATTCAACCTTAGTGAAAATTTAAGACCATTCAACATAATAAGTATTGGATATCCTGCAGAAGGTGAAGAAAATAAATTTATCGATAAATATCATGAAGATAGAGTTCATTATGAGAAATACTAA
- the queC gene encoding 7-cyano-7-deazaguanine synthase QueC, translating into MKFKNSNNKKAISVLSGGLDSTVATSFFSKDYDIHAITFNYGQKSLNQEINASKKICKKLGMRHTIIDIRWLANLGNSALTNDNHIPEVNFDDIDNMDVSKKTANKVWVPGRNVVFTAIATSFAESESADIIIVGWDKEEAATFPDNSKEFLNSFNELIDIGTISSNKIEIKAPLIDLDKIEIVKLGKRVDAPMDISYSCYTGENNHCGVCESCVRRKRAFIEAGIDDPTIYI; encoded by the coding sequence ATGAAGTTTAAAAATAGTAATAATAAAAAAGCAATTTCTGTTCTTTCAGGAGGATTAGATTCAACCGTTGCAACAAGTTTCTTTTCAAAAGATTATGATATTCATGCAATAACTTTTAACTATGGCCAAAAAAGTTTAAATCAGGAAATTAATGCTTCAAAGAAAATATGTAAAAAATTAGGTATGAGGCATACAATAATCGACATTCGATGGTTAGCTAATCTTGGAAACTCTGCACTGACTAATGATAATCATATTCCTGAGGTAAATTTCGATGATATTGATAATATGGATGTTAGTAAAAAAACAGCTAATAAAGTTTGGGTTCCAGGTAGAAATGTTGTTTTTACAGCTATAGCTACTTCTTTTGCTGAAAGTGAAAGTGCAGATATAATAATTGTTGGTTGGGACAAAGAAGAAGCAGCTACATTTCCAGATAATTCAAAAGAGTTTTTAAATAGCTTTAATGAGCTTATAGATATTGGGACTATTTCTTCTAATAAAATTGAAATAAAGGCTCCTTTAATTGATTTAGATAAAATTGAAATTGTTAAGCTTGGAAAAAGGGTTGATGCTCCTATGGATATTAGCTATTCTTGTTATACTGGAGAAAATAATCATTGTGGTGTTTGTGAATCTTGTGTTCGTCGTAAAAGGGCTTTTATAGAAGCTGGAATTGATGATCCAACTATTTATATATAA
- the larC gene encoding nickel pincer cofactor biosynthesis protein LarC translates to MVLIIDPQNAGIAGNMIGGAFIDLGCNPQEMKLVMEYMANDFGGVNVKVNNVNKAGIESIFLEVETIDNNNHNNHSISYKELLSKINHIEEIELQKKNSIFGKELIKDIFNISRKVFKRIALSEAKIHGKSLEDVNFHEVGAADAVADIFGSVFGFCKLGFNNKKEKVIGLPIAVGGGSVKSVHGMIPVPAPVTLEIISERNISSFGGPVNTEIATPTGVALYAELCDEFMDFQPFVKVDKIAYGAGKKDFDFPNVLRIIRAKSNIKSQDIDVIETNVDHLSGESIGYLFDKLMKEGARDVLVIPVIMKKNRPGNIIKVISRKEDTDRLVSIIFKETGTLGIRVSQNFHRGIANREFISLDINIEGEIESIKFKIGYIDGEIISSRPEYEDIRKIAIKRNIPLNEVLNLANFEINQYISNLR, encoded by the coding sequence ATGGTACTAATAATAGATCCTCAAAATGCAGGAATAGCTGGGAATATGATTGGAGGAGCATTCATTGATTTAGGTTGTAATCCCCAAGAGATGAAGCTAGTTATGGAATATATGGCTAATGATTTTGGTGGAGTTAATGTTAAGGTAAATAATGTTAATAAAGCAGGAATCGAATCTATTTTTTTAGAAGTTGAAACTATTGATAATAATAATCATAATAATCATTCTATTTCTTATAAAGAGCTTTTATCTAAAATAAACCATATTGAAGAGATTGAACTTCAAAAAAAGAATAGTATTTTTGGAAAGGAGCTGATAAAAGATATTTTCAATATTTCAAGAAAAGTTTTTAAAAGGATCGCTTTATCTGAGGCAAAAATTCATGGAAAATCTTTGGAAGATGTTAATTTTCATGAAGTTGGTGCTGCTGATGCAGTTGCTGACATTTTTGGTTCTGTTTTTGGTTTTTGTAAACTTGGATTCAACAATAAAAAAGAAAAGGTTATTGGATTGCCAATTGCTGTTGGTGGGGGTTCAGTTAAATCAGTTCATGGTATGATTCCTGTTCCAGCACCAGTTACTCTTGAAATTATTAGTGAGAGAAATATTTCTTCATTTGGAGGGCCAGTTAATACTGAAATAGCTACTCCAACAGGGGTTGCATTATATGCTGAGCTTTGTGATGAATTTATGGATTTTCAACCTTTTGTAAAAGTTGATAAAATTGCTTATGGAGCTGGAAAAAAAGATTTTGATTTTCCTAATGTTTTAAGGATTATTAGAGCTAAATCAAATATAAAATCTCAAGATATTGATGTTATAGAAACTAATGTGGATCATTTATCTGGTGAAAGCATAGGTTATCTTTTTGATAAATTAATGAAAGAGGGTGCTCGTGATGTTTTGGTTATACCTGTTATAATGAAGAAAAATCGACCAGGAAATATCATTAAGGTAATTTCAAGAAAAGAAGATACTGATAGATTAGTTTCTATTATATTTAAAGAAACTGGTACATTGGGAATAAGAGTTTCTCAAAATTTTCATAGGGGAATAGCTAATAGGGAGTTTATATCTCTAGATATAAATATTGAAGGTGAAATTGAATCTATTAAATTTAAAATAGGTTATATTGATGGAGAAATTATATCTTCAAGACCTGAATATGAAGATATAAGAAAAATTGCTATTAAAAGAAACATTCCTTTGAATGAAGTTTTAAATCTAGCTAATTTTGAAATTAATCAGTATATATCTAATTTAAGATAA
- a CDS encoding KTSC domain-containing protein, with protein MDFSNNIAFQRVYYDSISKTLFVIFRNGHGTKYAHQNVPNEIFQGFKESNFSNKFYYQNIKYKYPYKIDFLTDEDHEYLNFHDY; from the coding sequence ATGGATTTTTCTAATAATATTGCTTTTCAAAGAGTTTATTATGATAGTATTTCTAAAACATTATTTGTCATTTTTAGAAATGGACATGGTACTAAATATGCACATCAAAATGTCCCTAATGAGATATTTCAAGGTTTTAAAGAGTCAAATTTTTCTAATAAGTTCTATTATCAAAATATCAAGTATAAATATCCTTATAAAATAGATTTTTTAACTGATGAAGATCATGAATATCTTAATTTTCATGATTATTAA